A single Dermacentor variabilis isolate Ectoservices chromosome 9, ASM5094787v1, whole genome shotgun sequence DNA region contains:
- the LOC142557470 gene encoding uncharacterized protein LOC142557470: MDVGTLLVVVCIALLTVAVSVLSEEERAFVEQQPIDPINRRPYLPGSVGPGGYCQSTRQCRRGWCCVKQYKRGDYTCQKMLGIGRRCSSQTEVKAGLYLKRCPCVSHLRCRGTRALKLCLPKNWWPDVAPY; the protein is encoded by the exons ATGGACGTTGGAACATTGCTCGTCGTTGTTTGCATTGCGCTGCTGACCGTCGCTGTGTCTGTGCTGTCCGAGGAAGAGCGCGCATTTGTGGAGCAGCAACCGATCGATCCCATCAACAGACGGCCTTACTTACCT GGATCGGTGGGACCTGGGGGCTACTGCCAAAGCACGCGGCAATGTCGCCGCGGTTGGTGTTGCGTGAAACAGTACAAGCGCGGTGATTACACTTGTCAGAAGATGCTCGGAATTGGTCGGAGGTGCTCTTCGCAGACGGAGGTTAAGGCTGGCTTGTACCTCAAGCGCTGTCCCTGCGTCAGCCATT TGCGGTGTCGCGGAACTCGTGCCCTGAAGTTGTGCCTGCCGAAGAACTGGTGGCCCGACGTCGCACCGTATTAA